The Solea senegalensis isolate Sse05_10M linkage group LG14, IFAPA_SoseM_1, whole genome shotgun sequence genomic sequence TACATTAACGCTTCCTACATCAGCGTacgttgctttttttctttaaattaattaCTGAATGAATATCTTTGTTTGGGTTACATTCATatgaatttctgccaataacCGAAAAAGGGAAAACCCAGAAAGTCAGAAATGtagagaaaatacataaaatatttcACTTTAGATTATAACACTGAACTGTCAATTCACATTGTaagatgtaattattttacatttcaaaccaTTTTTTGAACCCCGAAAGAGTTTTACACAATTTCAGTTCATTATTGAGTCTGTTCCATAACTTTACCCCCAAAACtgacacacatctgtgtttgatatttgtttcaaacataaataatcctCGTAATTTATCATTTCCTTCTCCTAGTTTAAAGAAACAGGAAGCATTTTATTCACCCCATGAAAAATGACCTCTAGTGTTTTTGAGTATACAACGTCTGTACGACGTCTATTGCTATTATTTATGCAGTTTATGACATAACAGGTTGATTTACACACACTTAGTTGTCTGGACACTGTAGAagaatacatatatgtactgtatgttgttgttgttgttgtccacaCAGGGTTACTGGGGTCCACATGCCATCATCGCAGCACAGACTCCCCTGACACACACCATGGCTGATTTCTGGTTGACAGTTTACCAGAAGAAAGCATCCACTATTGTCATGCTCTCAGAGGAAGATAAGGTAAGctttttttatgtcatcattattattattattgttattattattattattattattattattattattatatacgtAGATATGtgtgatgcgtgtgtgtgttgtaaaaaaagaaaatgtacaaaccTACCCCtaaactttaaagggcttttttcagggttaagacctggttttagggttaggcacttattTGCAATGGTTAggtaaggtaagggtaaggggctacgtcagtttttctctccactgatgcctagtgtttgctcattgtgtgatgtgctgggtttctctgctctcgatcatgttgtctatgtacagtgccttcacataatgtatgttgtgattcggcactataataaaattgaattgaattgaatgaggACTACTCAGTAAGCAGTAAGCAGTAAGTATATACAATTTTGTCTCcagttaattattttaattaccTTATTAAATTATGGACAAAAAGTTATTACTTTATtgattctgactttttattacatttagaACAAGATACATATTACCTTATTGACAGCTATGATGTTTTATTAGTAGTATATAGTAGTAGATAAGTGGCTGCTACAAGCATTAGAcaaatcagaatactttattgatccccgaGGGGAAATTCTTGTGTTAAAGCTGCTACTATTCAAGAACTTGAAACAAGGATAGAAATATATAAGAATAATTTGTGTCCTCAGGAGTCTGTGTACTGGAATGACGGCAAAAAGACGTTTGAGGACATCGAGGTGGAGGTGACCAGCACAGAGACCACGTCAGCTTTCATCACCCGCGACATGCTGATCCGTCATGTCAAGGTAACACAAGAGCCATGGAGCACTTATCCGTACCAGCGTTGGATGTGAGCAATCTCTGAAACATCATGACAAGCTGTTTTAAAGCCAACGTGTAAACTCCGTCTGTCTCCAGAGGAAAGAGGGTCGGACGGTGAGACAGCTGCAGTTCCTCAAGTGGGTGAACAGCGAGCTGCCAGAGACGCCTCAGGACCTCACGGGTGTGATCAAGGAAATCAAGAGCAGCTGTGGCAGCAACAGATCACAGACTATTGTGGTCCACTGCAAGTAAGACAAAGCACACAGGAAATGTCCTCCAGAAATTTGAGAGAACACTTTCTACTACATGACGGCAGCGTAGGCACTTTCTTTTCATTGCTTGATGCAAAGAAATGCCATTTTCAATCACTGTCAGCCGCTGAAATTTGACAATGAATGTCCGGTGGTGCAGTACATTATGGAGTGAATTAAGCATAACATATTAATTATCTATTAATTCTGAGTGTTTTAAACAGAATAAACAATATAACAACCCCCTTCTGGGTGAAGTTAATAGTCTTTTCTCAGTCAAtaatttatatatgtatataagttgTAATTAAGAATCATGCTTGGTAAAGAATGAAATGTTTGAATTTGACCAATAATTAGAGACATAGAAAATGTATCCCAGTTactatacataaatatacatttaagaaaactgtattatttttaatcagtGGTTCTTTATAGTTTTCTGCAAAAACATTACATTCGAGCTTATTATTAAATATCTATAGTATTTAATAATATGGACTCAGTACAAAGGGCAAATCCAGGTGCAAGTCCAGGTGTTTATTATGAGTAGGTTTTAATATTGTTAATCTATTTGTGTTGACTTTTATTGCAGTATTGCTGCTGCAAGTTAAGTAAGTAAGAACATTTTAGTTATATTATATACCTTTCACGGATTCAAGTAAAATACATGACATAAACACAAggtacattaaaaacaaaggttttaaaaacccaataaaaaattaaaaccatTGTTTGActaaaaaacagtttaaaaagaaaagtctttaactgctttttaaaaacatcaacaccCCGCATCTTGAAATTGACCATGCAAGGCTGTAAAAGTTAGGGTCAGGATTTTAAAATCTCAAATGTACATAGTTGTAGTTCGCAGGATTCACGGCAGAACAACTAATAACACTGTGTGCGCCGTCTCCTCAGCGACGGCTCGTCCCGCACAGGGATATTCTGCGCTCTGTGGAGTCTGCTGGACAGCGCCAAGACTGAGAAAGTGGTGGATGTTTTCCAGGTGGTGAAAACCTTACGCAAGGAGAGACAGAATATGATCTCAAGTCTGGTAAGAAAGAGGAACCTTCGTTTGTCCAGAATTATGACACTTAACAAATGTTGTCATGCAAACCACTAGTCGCACAATTTCTAACTCACTTGTAAAGGTTTTAAAATACAAACGAATGTCACAGTATCAGCTCCacccaactctctctctctctctctctctgtgtgtgtcttagtAATGcggtttctttgttttcatgtcttcagACGGTTTTAGTGAGTTTAGAGCAGGATGACGATGCAGCTCTGTGtcacagaagaataagaaggGTTATACTGTAGCAGTAATGtcatgggagattttttttgacagtgacAACAGACTCATTTGCATAACTTATTTCCAGCCTTTTACTTCCCTCTGAGCCACATGAGGAagcttgttctttttttcttttaaccacAGTCACAGCTTCTGCCATAATAACCCACAATTCAGCAGAAGAAATAAATGCTTGGCACGTTACAAAAAGCTTAATTCAGCCAAACCACTGCCTGTGAGCTAATATGTAAGTGCAAAAGggggggattttttttcactAAAGACAAAATACGGAAACAGActgaatatcttttttttacagcgcCCACAATTCTAACTAATGCGTACATTTGGTCTTGTTTATGAAGTTGttcacagaaaatgaaattGTAACTCATTTATCGAACGTACATCGCTTACAAATGACTACGCTATCTcctcaaaataacacaacataattTACTGTATATCGTGAATTGACTACCCCTTAAGGTTGTAGCACTTGTTTTGGTAGTTAACCCTGAGGCATTCAATATGGcctaaaatggaaaaaaaagcgtGTTTCAATGTCAACGATGTGAGAAAACAACAGCACTGCtgtgtcaaacaaacaaaatgctaTTTAAGTGCAGTGAGAACAGTGTGTGAGTATTTGATTCCATATCTACAGTGCTACggggtttgttgttgtttttttcctcatacaCAGATATTATGTACTTAAGTATATGTGCAACAAACCATTATACGTGCACTACTTCATGTTAGTGTTCCCGCTCAAACCTGTGTTATGTGTGGtacagatgtgtgaaatgtagAACCTCCAGACTCAAGAACTCCTTCTCACCCCACTGCCATCACACTCCTCAACAGCTGATAGGAGTTATAATAATGTATGACATGTATCACCTACCTCATGACCCAACTTCATTTGGAAAGCACTTTGTGGAAACAACCACAGTGCaccaagaataaataaaacacaggcatGAAATCTCACAAGAGGAGATACGATGCATCTAAAACAACTGAAAtacattaaaagacataaaaacttggataaaaaccaaaaaagcaaaaaaagaaaagaaacaaacaatagaTAAATGGAAATAACATCGACAACTTAaacagtgtcaaaggccaatgaAAAGAGGTGAGTTTTGTGTATTTCTATTGTATTTCCACGTATACTGCCcttattgtgtgtgttattttattacttttaactattcacctttttcttttgatgtttgtgtggaCAGCAAGAAAAAATTCCATTGCACAGACAAGCGTGTTTTCTTACTGTCCATATTACAATAAActctttgaatcttgaatgtgtgtgtgtgtgtgttacaggagCAGTACCAGTTCTTGTATGACACTGTGCAGAGCGTCTTTCCTGTCCAGAATGGGGATGTGAAAGCACCACAGGCTCCTGCTGCTGACTGCATGCAGATTGTAAATGAaaccaaagcagcagcagagaaggcTGACGAGCCGGCAGGCAGCACTACCAGCACCGACCAGCAGGGGGCGGCAGATGGCGACAAGAAAGAGGAGGCTGAAGGAGAGTCCACTGGTCCCACAGAGACAATGGAGGACACCCCCAATGGCCCCAATGTCCCTCTGGTGGTGTGAGAGCGATTCACTGTACTTCAGCTCAATTCagtgctttctttctttttaatttttccatgAATGTATAAAAACATTGTAAAGCTTTTACACAATGTGGGTTCAATGATGTTACAGGATTTGATCGaagcttttaatgttttttgttttgtttttttttacaaaaagatATGATTTTAATTAAGTTATACATTTTTTAGTGGATAAATGAGCAaaaatttctaaaaaaaatgctGTCGTCAAACTATGTGGCCTTGGATTTTATGTATATTGAGAGATATCGCAACTGaatttttaatatacagtacagttttttttaatatatccCACTATAACTGCATGTtgagttgaattttttttatgtattggTTTTCTAGCTGAACTAAACAGATGCTGTAGATGTCTccatgtatacgtatatatttgGTATAGCAGAGTATTTTAGTGGTTAAGCTCCAAATGTATCATGTGACAGACACCGTGACATTTCATTAAAAGAGGCATATAGCCTATAATAAGATAAGAGTCATGTTTGCGGGGGAACTTTTACGTCATTGATTagctttatttgatttttttgtttttctttataagTCCCAGTTTATCCTcgaaatgtcagtcagtcagtcatcatctaaccgctttatcctccaccagagggtcgcggggggtgccgtgccaatctcagctacatcaggcgataggcggggtacaccctggacagttcgccagtccatcgcaggtccacacacaactagagacaaacaaccattcaccctcacactcactcctacagtcaatttagagtgtccaatttacctaatccccacattgcatgtttttggactgtgggaggaagccggagaacccggagagaacccacgcacacacggggagaacatgcaaactccatgcagaaaggcccttgttccaaccggggctcgaacccgggtcttctcgctgcaaggcgagagtgctaaccactacaccatcgaaatgttattattgttattatggttattattgttgttgttattattaataatattaacaatgtcatgtgactcagagcgccatgttggcaggaaaagttGGCCCCTGAAAAAGGaaggttgtttttcctccatatATAATCAATGAGAGAAGTTTCAGTTAATTGACTTTCAAACATCAGCTGTTTATTTATAACATCGCTGTCAAAGGCAAAGACACAAGATATAAAATGTAACCGCTTTAAAAACAGCCATAAGCCGTTCCATTTCTCTGAACAGAGCTGCATCACTGACAACCTCCTGCTAAAGTACCCTGTAAAACTCTTAAATATCCATCACAAATCTAAGCACAACATATAAAAAGTATATtctttgtataaaaaaatatcaatatgcAGAATCTCGGCTTCATCCACACCTTGTACAAATCAAACCTGTGACTGTTCTATGTTAAAGGACCAGAAGTTACATGAATGTGATACACATTTGAACATGAATGTAAAGAAGAGATGTAAAGATTTTagtggtggaaaaaaagtcacaggGGGTTTCACAGCTTCCTACAGCTGGACGACTGCTTGCTAGATTTACAGCACAGATGTTCACAGTAACACAGAGTTGTAGTCATGAATGTAGATGCACTGAACACATCGTTCAGTGTTATCATGACTTTAAACTCAACAATACTGGGATGTGTCAAAATATGGGTAAAGTCCCTGTTTACTCTGAAAGAAAAAGGACATGGCAGTTCAAGTTTTCAGTTGATTGTCATTTTCACATTAGAGGGCACAGACATTCAAAATGTCTGACAAAACAAGGGTTTATAGTTGATttaatatgcatatatataatgTGCAATTTACCACCTCAACCCaaaacatgcgcacacacacacacacacacacacacacacacacacacacacacacagaaaacctaACCAAACTGTAACCTcaatctaaccacaattcaaatcttagccctcaACTTAAACACTTCCTCAGATATGAGGCTGATGAAGTAACAAaaatcatacacacactgatcaaACAAAGTTTGATGAGGTTCTGGTTCTGCTGCAGCTCGAAAGATGCATCATAGCGACCAATTGCCTTACATTGCTTTTCTATATTTAAGGACCAAATATCAGACTGAGCattattttagaaaaatgtACCTCTGTGTCGTCTGTGATACTTTGGGAGTTGTCCACACAGGTCAGCTTTGACCACTCTTTCTGCTCCACGACTGTTCTGTGCTTTTACTCGTGCGTGTTCCTATTTGCACTTCTTGTTCGCTTAACCTCTggcatcattatcatcatcatcatcatcatcaccgcaTTCACCTTCAAGGCACAACCAAATCGTCCTTGCTCGGTGTGGGACAAGGTCAAGTGTGCTGACCACCCTGATTGAAGCTCCTTATCCTCTGTCCTTCATCACATTTGAAGCCTCTCTTGTGTTCCACCTCTATTAAGTCTAACTCTCGCTGGACCGTTTCAGGTAAGTCTGCTCTTTTGGCTCGTCACCAGCTTCAGCAGCTCCAAGCATCTCGGTTTCCCGGGACTTACAGAGTGCAAAGCCAGCCGTGATTTAGTGCAACAATCACGGGAGGTTTCAGCTTTAATCTTCAGTCATTTTATGGCCTTGCTGCCTGGCGTCTCCTCTGCGCCACAGTTTGAGGTTTGCCTGGCAGTCGCGGGCCGGGCCTTGGCCGGCTCAGGCGACGCTTTAGCGTTGTTGGAAAGGGCTTTGGCAGTCTCTGGACGTTTTTTGGACTCTTTTGTTGGCAGCGGAGTGGCGGCGGGCTCCCAGAGCAAAAACTCAAGCAGGAGTGTGTTGACAGCCTCGGGACACTCCATCATGACCATGTGACTGCCGTCCTCCAGCAATTTCAAGAAGGCCATTGGCAGGATCTGTCAAAGAGCAAAAAGGCTTACAGTCACTTCATATTTACTGTCAAAGCATGAGGCTTATCCAGAAGCTCTGCACAGTTGCCCACAtgttagatttttttctcttccagcaGTGAAATGGAGAGGaagatatttattattattaagtgttAGGCCCTGAGTAAATAATGTACCAGGTGCAAATGAAGTTCAGACTTAGAGTAGCTTGTTAACTTCAATAGTTTTAATGGGAGGtgtgttaaagctgtagtgtgtaacttttacattaaaatgtccGCTACATTCAAACagcattgtcaaatgagtttaaaTGTGTAAGCTTGGCgtgattctctgtgtgtgtgactgtcagcgttatgttttattttacatgacaACCGATGGGGAGTAAGCACAACAGCGACATCGTTCTAGTAAAAccagatggctgcaaacagtTGGACTACGGCTGAAAACCCCAGAAGTCCACAGGGAGCTATTGAAGTTCTGCACTGGAGTTTAAGTTGTTCAGAGTTcagaagaagcaaaaaaaaagaaagaaaaaaggaaacaattcTGCAGACTTTCTGGAGAGGTAAAGTAATTGAGTCGACACAGAAGCCCTAAAGTTTAGGTCTGATTTCATAGTTAAGTTATTAGTTATAATTCATTGTTAAACCCATTAGATACATTTTTAagcattattttaatgtaacgtgaatgtgtgcatgtgtgagacaAAATGGAAACACAGGAAGGATGAGATGGTTTctaaatgtgcaaaacaaataaaaacattttatttgatcttaTCTCATTCCCTGTTTGGATCCTTTAATGTGGGGGAGGCTCGTTGATAGTGATGAAGTGTAGTTCCTGTACCTCTGCCATGCGCTGATCTTCTTCAATGGGCACAAACTTGTCGTGGATGCCATGAACCAGCAGGATGGGCACTGTGATTTCAGCGTGGTACACCTCGTCCCCCTCGGGCCAGTACTGTCCGCTCATCATAGCGCGCAGCACAAAGGACGACACATTAAAGGCATTGTTCTCTCTCAGCAGCTGCTTCTGCTTGGCACCCTGTTGAGCGAAGCCGGCCCTTtagaggagagagcagaggagattCAGTGAATAACAAAACATCAGACGATGGAGGAAATAGAAGCAGAGTATAATCAGCCTCAGGAACATACAAAGATGTTTATATTCACTGTCATCCAGtatgatcatttattttcatcattttatttaaccttcGTCCCTGGGCCTCTGCTCGAAAATTGAGCTCTATGTGAATTCTCTAGTTATCAAAATTAACACTTATAGTGTACACTTAGTGTAAGCATCACTGTATCATCAAATCTATCTTGtacagtgataaaaaaaagaacaataaattCGAGAAGCTAAtgagttttaatttaaatgcacTGTATGTAATTTCAGCTGCTATGGGTCTTGCtatcaaaaaacaataacagaggTTTCTTGTTTGACGATGTCCTGAAGCAGCGTGGAATCATGGGAACTGTTGTCCAGGGAGAGCTTAGAGTTGTGACGTCATTAAAAAGTAACCAAAAGAGTGGTACGTTGCCTTAAATAGAAATACCTATTTGTATGTAGTGTTGGAAACATGTTTTGTAATGTAAGTGCAGTAATCAACATTAATCTTATAATTTTTAGACATTTGAAAGCAGAAATGTAACATATTCTTTCTTTGAAGTTGTATTTTACTGACcagttgtatttttgttttagtttattaCATGTGGAAACCaatgatattgatattttccTGTTTTCGTGTGTCTTACTTGAGAAAGATCCAGGCCAGCAGCGGGGAAAGACAGTGAAGGGCACAGCTGGGCAGGTTGAAGATGGAGCACAGACTTGGTTCCAAAGCTGTGGGGCCTCCTCCGTTGATCATCACCATTTTGTGGATCTGGTCTGGATACTCGTGGGCCAGAAATGTACAGAAGGACACGCTGTGGGGTAGATCAGAAGGCTGGTTAGAGGACACGTTGGTCACAATGGTGATATTTGTTGATGCTTGTTGTCCTTTTGTGGTGATTTAAAATCTGGTAAATTTGAAATTTTTTGGACAAGGTATATAGCATGTTGTATGCAAGAGAGAAAACCTTTAATTGAATACTTTCAGAACTACTATGAAACCTCTTGTGATCTCATATTTACCCATATGAATGTCCTATGAGAATATTCCTCTTGCGTGCATATCTCTTGAAGAGTAGTCTAATGTCCTCAGCCAGGGCATAGAACGTGTACGCAGCAGCTATCCGCGGTGCTGAGCTGGCTCCGTGACCTGCCAGGTCAAGAGCAATCACCTCGTAGCCAAGCTGTGAAAAGAAGTCCAACTGACTCCCCCAGATGTCCAACGAACCTCCTACTCCATGGATGAAGAACAGAGCCACGTCCGGATGTGTCCCTTTACAGGCCAGTATCTTCCTCTCACAGTCGATCACCACCGTGCGCTTGGGCTTCCGCCTGCGCTTCCTGGGTTGCTGGATctggtcagtctgtccatcGGCAGGCgtccctccttctccttctgtttcagGTGCCCCGCTGTTTGCAGCTGTGACAGAGTCTGACCTAGGCTCATGGGTGCTGACAGCTGGAGGGGAGTTAGTGTGGTCTGCAAGTTCAGCCTCTACAGTAGTGTTAGGTTCTTTCTTTCCATTCTGGCAGGTTTTCAACTTTGCGTCCGCCGTGTCACTCAAGTTCTCAATGTATAATTGTCCATTCCGATATACTGTGATCTTTCTTTTGCAGCTGATACTCCCGCCCTGCGCAGTGGGTTCCTCCACTACTGGCCGGTCAGGAACGATGTGTCGAACCCTCAGGACGCGTCCTGGTTTGACCTCCACAAACTCATAGCCATCAGCAGGTTCGGAGGTTTCTACGGGAACCACAACGTTGGCAGACTTTGAGGTCATGCAGCAGAGAAGACCTTCCATAAAGCTGGTCAGCATGGCTACCAGTCTGGAGGGAGTAGATTtatagaaatgaataaaataggGATGCAGAAGAGCAAACGCACATTATGTTTCAAAGGGGAGTAAACTCTGTTGAACTTAAAGCTGCCATGTTCAGctttaacattttacaacacaactctctctgtgtttcttagtatagtaattattataattattatatatataataattcaaAGCGCCCACGAaacttacaaaacaaaactcaactCTACTTCTCAAATAACTTGGTCCTTCCACAGTTTGACAGGATAGAcacttcttgtccccacccccaccttgttctgctgctgtatacacaaaaGCTCCCTCAATAAAGTCTGGTAGTTTTACTTTGACAGGATgtataatacaaataatgttagattgtttctgttcatgaagacaaataagacaataacatcatcaacaatgacaaaaaatcTCCAAACGtgacgcactgcagctttaaggtcACTGCTTCCCTAAGTGTTGTTATTGGCAATttaattatatacacacactatagCCTTCTCAGTTATGCCCAAAATGGTCATTTAAatcttctccctctttttcagcttctccgTTCATCTGCCTGTCTCTTGTCCTCCTTCATAACATCCATGAACCTCCTCTTTTCCTGAAGGCCCGATTCTGAAAATGGTAATCGAAATCATTtagattaaaaatgtgttcatgtttgtagaTACCTGGTAATGtgcaaatctgtttttttgcaGGATGACTGGGGCAACAATCACTGATCTACATGTGTTTGGTAAGTGTCAGGGATGTGACAGTAACGTACCGTATATGACTATCTCTCACTCCTGAATTTGTAGGGTCAGGAGTGAGAACTCCACAAAGAGTCTCGTGAGTTGAGGCTTGTTTGTCAGTGAATAAAAATCTTGTCTCTCTAACGTTGGCTTTGCCGATGGACATGGTGACCTGTTGTTCCGTGTGTATCCTTATTCTATAAGTAGAATAAATAATGGTTCAATCTAAATTATTTGCCACTTGGTTTTTACAAATACGACATTACTGAGTTTATGTATTCAGTCAAATGCACTGTACCCATTAAATACCTTACATTTAAAGCAAACATGTATGTTACTGTTTAAAgccaatttaaataaaaacaatgacctaaacaacagcaaaagaacaaaacaaatgaaatgtactTGTTGTTGATGCCCCATTCAAAGCCCTCCACAAGTACATTCTGGCAtctaattacattttaaacccTTGCAACTTTGTGTCGGACTCACGGAGCAGCATCTACCATCAGTGC encodes the following:
- the abhd8b gene encoding protein ABHD8 isoform X2; amino-acid sequence: MLTSFMEGLLCCMTSKSANVVVPVETSEPADGYEFVEVKPGRVLRVRHIVPDRPVVEEPTAQGGSISCKRKITVYRNGQLYIENLSDTADAKLKTCQNGKKEPNTTVEAELADHTNSPPAVSTHEPRSDSVTAANSGAPETEGEGGTPADGQTDQIQQPRKRRRKPKRTVVIDCERKILACKGTHPDVALFFIHGVGGSLDIWGSQLDFFSQLGYEVIALDLAGHGASSAPRIAAAYTFYALAEDIRLLFKRYARKRNILIGHSYGVSFCTFLAHEYPDQIHKMVMINGGGPTALEPSLCSIFNLPSCALHCLSPLLAWIFLKAGFAQQGAKQKQLLRENNAFNVSSFVLRAMMSGQYWPEGDEVYHAEITVPILLVHGIHDKFVPIEEDQRMAEILPMAFLKLLEDGSHMVMMECPEAVNTLLLEFLLWEPAATPLPTKESKKRPETAKALSNNAKASPEPAKARPATARQTSNCGAEETPGSKAIK
- the abhd8b gene encoding protein ABHD8 isoform X1 — its product is MTILGITEKAIVLVAMLTSFMEGLLCCMTSKSANVVVPVETSEPADGYEFVEVKPGRVLRVRHIVPDRPVVEEPTAQGGSISCKRKITVYRNGQLYIENLSDTADAKLKTCQNGKKEPNTTVEAELADHTNSPPAVSTHEPRSDSVTAANSGAPETEGEGGTPADGQTDQIQQPRKRRRKPKRTVVIDCERKILACKGTHPDVALFFIHGVGGSLDIWGSQLDFFSQLGYEVIALDLAGHGASSAPRIAAAYTFYALAEDIRLLFKRYARKRNILIGHSYGVSFCTFLAHEYPDQIHKMVMINGGGPTALEPSLCSIFNLPSCALHCLSPLLAWIFLKAGFAQQGAKQKQLLRENNAFNVSSFVLRAMMSGQYWPEGDEVYHAEITVPILLVHGIHDKFVPIEEDQRMAEILPMAFLKLLEDGSHMVMMECPEAVNTLLLEFLLWEPAATPLPTKESKKRPETAKALSNNAKASPEPAKARPATARQTSNCGAEETPGSKAIK